The Thermodesulfobium sp. 4217-1 genome includes a region encoding these proteins:
- a CDS encoding branched-chain amino acid ABC transporter substrate-binding protein, with translation MNNRRIILIFSLLFIVALSLFISGCSQIGITSPALKIAIAVPLSGEFSQIGEEERNGALLAIEDANAAGGALSRKFELVQMDDKGDPVESAIIAQKISADSSILGVVGGANAGDAIPSAQIYAKNNLVMVTPSATATELTAKGYYSVFRICASDASEGPYAANFIVSSLKFKRAAIIEDNSAYARELTDSFKSEFLKLGGTILAEEKVSQGDKDFKAPLEKIKALNPEVVYFAGMYPECAQIVKEAKEMEIKSIFFGANGIKDTEFIKVAGIASEGTMATSVGFSLNKIPKGPDFVQRYRNAFKKDPTDYSVFAYDATLSIIDAIKLSGKPDRTILANAMHNLKFDGILGNTSFDKEGNTSNNLVNVYVVKNGSWKSVN, from the coding sequence TTGAATAATCGCAGGATAATTCTTATTTTTTCGTTATTGTTCATAGTCGCATTAAGCTTATTTATCTCTGGATGCTCCCAGATAGGTATAACAAGCCCTGCGCTAAAGATAGCTATTGCAGTCCCTCTCTCGGGGGAGTTTTCTCAGATTGGAGAAGAGGAGAGAAATGGAGCCCTTCTTGCCATAGAGGATGCCAATGCAGCAGGAGGAGCGCTGAGCAGGAAATTTGAGCTTGTCCAGATGGACGATAAGGGCGATCCAGTAGAGTCTGCTATCATTGCCCAAAAGATTTCTGCTGATTCCTCTATTCTTGGCGTTGTTGGAGGGGCAAACGCAGGAGACGCTATCCCATCAGCTCAGATTTATGCAAAGAACAACTTAGTAATGGTAACTCCTTCTGCCACTGCCACAGAGCTTACCGCTAAGGGATATTACAGCGTCTTTAGGATTTGTGCCAGCGACGCATCAGAGGGACCCTATGCGGCTAACTTTATAGTTAGCAGTTTGAAATTCAAGCGGGCAGCAATCATCGAGGACAATAGCGCCTATGCAAGAGAGCTAACAGACTCTTTTAAAAGTGAGTTTTTGAAGCTTGGAGGGACAATCCTTGCAGAGGAGAAGGTCTCTCAGGGGGACAAGGATTTCAAGGCTCCTCTCGAAAAGATAAAGGCTCTTAATCCTGAGGTAGTTTATTTTGCAGGAATGTATCCAGAGTGTGCCCAAATCGTTAAAGAGGCGAAGGAAATGGAGATAAAGTCTATATTTTTTGGCGCTAACGGCATAAAAGATACTGAATTTATAAAGGTTGCAGGCATAGCCTCAGAGGGAACAATGGCTACGTCGGTAGGATTTTCTCTAAACAAGATTCCAAAAGGACCTGACTTCGTCCAGAGATATAGAAATGCATTTAAGAAGGATCCGACTGACTACTCGGTCTTTGCATATGACGCAACTCTTTCTATAATAGATGCTATCAAATTATCTGGCAAGCCAGACAGGACTATCTTGGCAAATGCAATGCATAATCTGAAATTTGATGGTATATTAGGTAACACCTCTTTTGACAAAGAAGGCAATACAAGTAATAATCTTGTTAACGTTTATGTGGTAAAAAATGGTAGCTGGAAAAGTGTCAACTAA
- a CDS encoding DUF3373 family protein: MKKLAMFFVVASLLVALAVPAMAGPFSDVPANSWAYKAVQDLAAKGLVIGYGDGTFRGDRLATRYEMAMVVARMLDMYEKGQNAQDQKIQLNANDIATLMKLAEEFKSELASLNVRVAALEKKAALDTVNFTGDARFRLASEKATYYAMNSGTIVAPVASNNIPGGVGGEALATSTTVPADKNNDTFMRYRIRLNVAAPVADNISFNARLTMQKNAGVNGTGDNSNLVTAANTGYNNNQNTLFVERSYIVWTLNPYPVTFVLGRLPTMDAGRYYNNIFLDASVEGGLVAFDLSNFLPSTSVSAAWVKLFDDGSITSTQEANGLKDKDAYILNLKTKLFNTFGLEADYGNVDKLTYFGGLNTVNGVQYTSAANGIYGKYSWWTVIGNWTMYNINMWAGYSGTSTDMPSATASGPDLSSTSTVNGGVWRVGATIPLPVGALTGDFWFGNNKWYNPFILNTMASTDYKDYYNVYYTLPVANNATLTLNYDYWKGKQPYNINNGYYYTFNPDQVDKDQRYYIQMDVKF, encoded by the coding sequence ATGAAAAAATTAGCTATGTTTTTCGTAGTAGCATCACTTCTCGTCGCCCTTGCAGTTCCAGCTATGGCAGGACCATTCTCAGATGTACCAGCTAATTCTTGGGCATACAAAGCAGTGCAAGACTTAGCAGCAAAAGGATTGGTCATTGGTTATGGCGACGGAACATTCAGAGGCGACAGACTTGCCACTCGTTATGAGATGGCAATGGTAGTTGCAAGAATGCTCGACATGTATGAAAAAGGTCAGAATGCACAAGATCAAAAGATCCAGTTAAACGCTAACGACATCGCAACACTTATGAAGTTAGCAGAAGAGTTTAAATCAGAACTCGCATCGCTAAACGTCAGAGTCGCAGCGCTTGAGAAAAAAGCAGCTCTTGACACTGTTAACTTCACAGGAGATGCAAGATTTAGACTTGCAAGTGAAAAGGCAACCTATTATGCAATGAATAGCGGAACAATAGTTGCACCAGTAGCCAGCAACAATATTCCAGGCGGCGTTGGCGGAGAAGCACTTGCTACATCTACAACAGTGCCTGCTGACAAAAACAACGATACCTTTATGCGTTATAGAATTAGACTAAACGTTGCAGCACCAGTTGCTGACAACATCAGCTTCAATGCAAGGCTTACAATGCAGAAGAATGCAGGCGTAAACGGCACAGGAGACAACTCCAACCTGGTTACAGCTGCAAACACAGGCTATAATAACAACCAGAACACATTATTTGTAGAGAGATCATACATTGTATGGACTCTGAACCCATATCCTGTTACATTCGTTCTTGGTAGACTTCCTACTATGGATGCTGGCAGATATTACAATAATATCTTCCTTGATGCTTCAGTAGAAGGCGGCTTGGTAGCATTTGACCTTAGCAACTTCCTCCCATCAACATCAGTTTCAGCAGCATGGGTAAAGCTCTTTGATGATGGTTCTATTACATCTACTCAAGAGGCAAATGGTCTTAAGGACAAAGACGCATACATTTTGAACTTAAAGACAAAGCTCTTCAACACCTTTGGTTTAGAAGCTGACTACGGTAACGTAGACAAGTTAACTTATTTTGGCGGCCTTAATACCGTAAACGGCGTACAGTATACATCAGCTGCAAACGGCATCTATGGCAAGTATAGCTGGTGGACAGTAATTGGCAACTGGACCATGTATAACATAAATATGTGGGCAGGTTACAGTGGCACATCTACCGATATGCCATCAGCCACTGCTTCTGGTCCAGATCTTAGCAGCACAAGTACTGTAAACGGTGGCGTATGGAGAGTAGGAGCAACCATTCCTCTACCAGTCGGCGCACTTACAGGCGACTTTTGGTTTGGCAACAACAAGTGGTACAACCCATTCATTCTTAACACTATGGCATCTACAGACTATAAGGACTACTACAACGTATACTACACACTCCCAGTCGCAAATAACGCAACCTTAACCTTGAACTATGACTACTGGAAGGGCAAGCAGCCTTATAATATTAATAATGGCTACTACTATACCTTTAACCCAGATCAGGTTGACAAGGATCAAAGATACTACATTCAGATGGACGTAAAGTTCTAA
- a CDS encoding glycosyltransferase family 9 protein, which yields MSLPVFFELERLFPKAQFDVLVGERSKEIFLTLSNVDEVFLYTSENRGIKGKIPLIKTISKKRYDLVIDLRHSILPIFVRSKQKIFTTFKPKLPGIHATEEHLRNIFHKDVENIKFDYSNKIIIDTKTIIKFSDVFDKILGSVGIVPGATWQPKAYSIDGFVKVAKMLKNNGLNLVLLGSSEEIGLCDEISKEVESLNLCGKTSLMDLFYIIKNLSALVTNDSGPMHIASLLNIPTVALFGPSDERRYRPWGKKHSVLMHKEICRECLYQRCDKGGRCMKLITPDEIVDATMDILGQ from the coding sequence ATGAGCCTACCTGTCTTTTTTGAGCTCGAAAGGCTCTTTCCAAAAGCTCAATTTGACGTCCTGGTAGGTGAAAGGTCAAAGGAAATATTTTTAACCTTGTCAAACGTAGACGAAGTATTTTTGTACACCTCTGAAAACAGGGGCATAAAGGGTAAGATTCCTTTGATAAAGACTATTTCAAAAAAAAGATACGACCTTGTCATTGACCTCAGACACTCCATTCTGCCTATATTTGTGCGTTCCAAACAAAAGATATTCACAACCTTTAAGCCAAAACTCCCTGGGATTCATGCAACCGAAGAACACCTAAGAAATATCTTTCACAAAGATGTAGAAAACATTAAATTCGATTACTCTAATAAGATTATAATTGACACTAAGACTATTATCAAGTTTAGCGACGTTTTTGACAAGATATTGGGTTCGGTTGGCATCGTGCCAGGCGCCACCTGGCAGCCTAAGGCATACAGTATCGATGGATTCGTCAAGGTCGCAAAGATGCTGAAAAATAATGGTTTGAATTTAGTTTTACTCGGATCAAGCGAGGAGATAGGTCTTTGTGATGAGATCTCAAAGGAAGTAGAATCGCTTAATCTTTGCGGCAAGACGAGCCTGATGGATTTGTTCTACATCATAAAAAATCTCTCAGCTCTTGTTACCAATGACTCAGGGCCTATGCACATAGCCTCTCTGCTAAATATCCCCACAGTTGCGCTCTTTGGACCGTCTGATGAGAGAAGATATAGGCCCTGGGGCAAAAAGCACAGCGTATTGATGCACAAGGAGATCTGCAGGGAGTGTCTTTATCAGAGATGTGATAAAGGGGGAAGGTGTATGAAGTTGATAACGCCTGATGAAATAGTCGATGCCACAATGGATATTTTAGGTCAATAA
- a CDS encoding DUF4127 family protein, whose translation MQSPREDSVIKRILSKSSLSRRDFLKMLMISPLINNIYFSDFSIASSRDACYVPLDNRPPNYIYPKRLADILGIKLLIPPEDTLSERRKKAASQDILAFLVENWASCAIVSADSMIFGGLVPSRESQMTQDDAIWYTRRLLNLKSSNIFDSVYLFKSLMRLMPTVLDDKELFYATKIEEIMKFSVDDIKDPVNFYERELLLTYVPPDILEDYIESRKINYFVDRMLIDGSKKVDLLVLAQDDSADKGVAYEEKKRLSMIATKNTKIVQGSDEIGMLLVTRFGKSDNVSVKTTFVPEEIEEEVMPLETVALGKNLLSQVNLLQLKLNDTNPNFYMVVFGKSGYEQTAFGKVRSLINDKKNVAFADVSNMNMTDEKMFKLLLSSGLIFRLIAYAGWNTAANTTGTAISQAVSYLSGRNFKENFRFLIERIIYDYYYQNVIRPQINNILIENNQSNFKMTQDSINIAKNIFFQYFPGISEEIMMCSPIKFSITDVNFSLPWERTFEANIEIEIKLI comes from the coding sequence ATGCAATCGCCAAGAGAAGACAGCGTTATAAAGAGAATCCTTTCAAAATCCTCTCTCTCTCGAAGAGATTTCCTAAAGATGCTTATGATATCACCTCTAATAAATAATATATACTTCAGTGATTTTAGCATAGCTTCATCAAGAGATGCATGTTATGTGCCTCTGGACAACAGGCCGCCAAACTATATCTATCCGAAAAGATTAGCAGATATTTTGGGGATAAAGCTATTGATCCCCCCAGAGGATACGCTTTCTGAGAGAAGAAAAAAGGCTGCAAGTCAGGATATATTGGCATTTTTAGTAGAAAATTGGGCAAGTTGTGCCATAGTAAGTGCTGACTCAATGATATTCGGAGGGCTTGTCCCATCAAGAGAAAGTCAGATGACACAAGATGATGCAATATGGTACACAAGGAGACTTCTTAATCTAAAGAGCTCAAACATATTTGACAGCGTATATCTATTTAAGTCTCTTATGAGGCTGATGCCTACCGTTTTGGACGACAAAGAGCTATTTTACGCCACAAAGATCGAAGAGATAATGAAGTTTTCAGTTGACGATATTAAGGATCCTGTAAACTTTTATGAAAGAGAGCTTCTTTTGACATACGTTCCGCCAGACATATTAGAAGACTATATAGAGTCAAGAAAGATAAACTACTTTGTTGACAGGATGTTGATAGATGGTTCTAAAAAGGTAGATCTCTTAGTGCTGGCCCAGGATGACTCAGCTGACAAGGGCGTGGCATACGAAGAGAAGAAGAGGCTAAGCATGATCGCCACAAAAAATACCAAGATAGTGCAGGGCTCAGACGAAATAGGCATGCTTCTTGTAACAAGGTTTGGCAAATCTGACAATGTAAGCGTAAAAACTACTTTTGTGCCAGAAGAGATAGAAGAGGAAGTAATGCCCCTTGAAACGGTGGCTCTTGGAAAGAATCTTTTGTCCCAGGTAAACCTCCTACAACTAAAGTTAAACGACACAAATCCAAATTTTTATATGGTAGTCTTTGGCAAGTCAGGATATGAGCAAACAGCTTTTGGCAAAGTAAGGTCTCTCATTAACGACAAAAAAAATGTGGCGTTTGCAGACGTGTCAAATATGAACATGACGGACGAGAAGATGTTTAAGCTTTTGCTCTCAAGCGGTCTAATATTTAGGCTTATCGCCTATGCAGGCTGGAATACGGCGGCTAATACCACAGGGACGGCTATCTCACAAGCAGTCAGCTACCTGTCAGGCAGAAATTTCAAAGAAAATTTTAGATTTCTGATAGAGAGAATAATATACGACTATTACTATCAGAACGTCATAAGACCACAGATAAACAATATATTGATAGAAAACAACCAATCAAATTTCAAGATGACACAAGATAGCATAAACATAGCAAAAAACATATTCTTTCAATACTTCCCTGGAATTTCAGAAGAGATTATGATGTGCAGCCCAATAAAATTTAGTATTACAGATGTAAATTTCTCCCTCCCCTGGGAAAGAACTTTCGAGGCAAACATAGAGATAGAAATAAAGCTAATTTAA
- a CDS encoding zinc ribbon domain-containing protein, whose translation MSIFKKKDSKICYRCSTQNPHDAFFCRNCGVPLTRDALFQDSTKKMKLRRNSMAMPYVLFLIVALIIGLAVGLVSSLSVFKK comes from the coding sequence ATGAGCATTTTTAAAAAGAAAGATAGTAAAATTTGCTATAGATGCAGCACACAAAATCCTCATGATGCATTTTTCTGCAGGAATTGCGGCGTGCCTCTGACAAGGGATGCGCTCTTTCAGGACTCTACGAAAAAGATGAAGCTAAGAAGAAACTCTATGGCTATGCCGTATGTTTTGTTCTTGATAGTCGCTCTGATAATCGGTCTTGCTGTGGGCTTGGTATCTTCTCTTAGCGTATTTAAAAAGTAA